The proteins below come from a single Microbulbifer sp. Q7 genomic window:
- a CDS encoding PD-(D/E)XK nuclease family protein has protein sequence MLQPAFPLLQILDQLPEGGLLLTPTNRLRNRCQQVYGIGQQASKNWAPPAVESLQGWLDKLWFQLQQTQWPPAMCRVLNKEQRQLLWQQCVEETLEKGLINTQQLAANCDTALAQLIQWQRIDTLDEIESALAPHWEKTGLLPEDYALLKVLPLFHQQLQQRNAITPDQRDQRISRAFADNQLPKLPQISLAGFVQHSPLVEQLFQRASDTRQNFPIPDNTDARVRVAQCHNLEEELVQAARWSAEKLRQNPDSSIGVVVNNLGQCRPLVERVFARVLEPQWLDPAQPAYTLPFNFSAGTPLAKTPVGAATLQLLETLRDTFDYSALRNLLFSPFWGTQDPVELHLRSTLFRRLQKLELREIPGNVLRTWAEKLAAELAPESPLPSQLNQLGDWARRWQRAPAEVWAQRFSELLTRLQWPGNRNPNSQEYQQLMLWEQALENFAGLTEFGGAQPLSKALQLLRQIASRTPFQAETRDGPLQILGVLEAGGLAFDHLRLVGFGQQQWPPPPSPNPMLPVLWQKEWKMPRASAERELELAQQLTADLLNSSDDIVVSYACEEDGVGQSLSALFESPQPAESFAQDSLAAHYQTLEGAPELAKIPDATLPPLSAEDCAQVRGGAGVLKAQALCPLNAQLRYRLGAEEYAEPGLGLSAAERGNLIHEMLAAFWIQCKSSQQLAAMTPEQRALQIRSSIDTAIARLNRKHPELPPKFWELEQVRLQDIFQQWLPLEQERPVFTVEQVETALTVTLQGLTFTLRLDRLDSLVEGEQLVIDYKTGQTSVSDWLQERVREPQLPLYALFHPQAKAVAFGAVKNGSCKYQGCGELTHPVNGIKSVADSQKEKEPDLIHWDQLKQHWQQALEGLADEYKTGHAILAFDRPADNDNQKSLWPLNRWPERQQ, from the coding sequence ATGCTGCAACCCGCATTCCCCCTGCTGCAGATCCTCGATCAGCTGCCCGAAGGTGGCCTGCTGCTTACCCCGACCAACCGCCTGCGCAACCGCTGCCAGCAGGTGTACGGTATCGGCCAGCAAGCCAGTAAAAACTGGGCGCCGCCCGCCGTAGAGTCGCTGCAGGGCTGGCTGGACAAACTCTGGTTTCAGTTGCAGCAAACGCAGTGGCCGCCCGCCATGTGCCGGGTGCTCAACAAGGAACAGCGCCAACTTTTGTGGCAGCAGTGCGTGGAGGAGACCCTCGAAAAGGGGCTGATCAACACCCAGCAACTGGCGGCCAACTGCGATACCGCCCTCGCCCAGCTGATCCAGTGGCAACGCATCGATACGCTCGACGAAATCGAATCGGCGCTGGCACCGCACTGGGAAAAGACCGGGCTGTTGCCGGAAGATTACGCACTGCTCAAGGTACTGCCGCTGTTTCACCAGCAGTTGCAACAGCGCAACGCCATCACGCCGGATCAACGGGACCAGCGGATCAGCCGCGCCTTCGCAGACAATCAGCTGCCGAAACTGCCGCAGATTTCCCTGGCCGGATTCGTACAGCACTCGCCGCTGGTGGAGCAGCTCTTCCAGCGTGCCAGTGACACGCGGCAGAATTTTCCGATCCCCGACAATACCGATGCCCGCGTACGGGTGGCGCAATGCCACAACCTGGAAGAAGAACTGGTGCAGGCCGCCCGCTGGTCCGCGGAAAAGTTGCGCCAGAATCCGGACAGCAGTATCGGGGTCGTGGTCAACAATCTCGGCCAGTGTCGCCCGCTGGTGGAGCGGGTGTTTGCCCGCGTGCTTGAGCCCCAGTGGCTCGATCCCGCGCAACCCGCCTATACACTGCCGTTCAACTTTTCTGCCGGTACACCACTAGCAAAAACACCGGTCGGCGCAGCCACCCTGCAGCTGCTGGAAACCCTGCGCGACACTTTTGATTACAGCGCGCTGCGCAACCTGTTGTTCTCACCATTCTGGGGTACGCAAGACCCCGTAGAACTGCATCTGCGCAGCACCCTGTTCCGGCGACTGCAAAAACTGGAGCTGCGCGAGATACCGGGCAATGTGCTGCGCACCTGGGCAGAAAAGCTCGCCGCCGAACTGGCCCCAGAAAGCCCGCTGCCCTCACAACTAAACCAGTTGGGGGACTGGGCCCGACGCTGGCAGCGCGCCCCCGCCGAAGTGTGGGCACAGCGGTTTTCCGAGCTACTCACCCGCCTGCAGTGGCCGGGCAACCGCAACCCAAACAGCCAGGAATACCAGCAGCTGATGCTGTGGGAGCAGGCGCTGGAAAATTTCGCCGGCCTTACCGAATTCGGCGGAGCCCAGCCGCTCAGCAAAGCGCTGCAACTGTTGCGGCAAATTGCCAGCCGCACGCCCTTTCAGGCAGAAACCCGCGATGGCCCGCTGCAGATTCTCGGCGTTCTGGAAGCCGGCGGTCTCGCGTTCGATCATTTGCGGCTGGTGGGCTTCGGCCAGCAACAGTGGCCGCCGCCCCCCTCTCCCAACCCCATGCTGCCGGTCCTCTGGCAGAAAGAATGGAAAATGCCGCGCGCCAGTGCCGAGCGCGAGCTGGAACTTGCCCAGCAGTTGACCGCCGACCTGCTCAACAGCAGTGACGATATCGTGGTTAGCTACGCCTGCGAGGAGGATGGCGTGGGACAGTCGCTCAGCGCCCTGTTCGAGTCGCCGCAACCGGCAGAATCCTTCGCGCAGGATTCACTCGCTGCCCACTACCAGACTCTCGAAGGTGCGCCCGAGCTGGCAAAAATCCCGGATGCCACCCTGCCTCCCCTGAGCGCAGAAGACTGCGCGCAGGTGCGCGGCGGTGCCGGAGTGCTCAAGGCCCAGGCACTCTGCCCGCTGAACGCCCAGTTGCGCTATCGACTGGGTGCGGAGGAATACGCGGAGCCTGGGCTCGGGCTGAGTGCTGCTGAGCGGGGCAACCTGATCCACGAAATGCTCGCCGCCTTCTGGATTCAGTGCAAAAGCTCACAGCAGCTCGCGGCCATGACACCGGAGCAGCGGGCGCTGCAGATCCGATCCAGTATCGACACCGCCATCGCCCGCCTGAACCGCAAGCACCCGGAACTGCCGCCCAAGTTCTGGGAACTGGAGCAGGTGCGCCTGCAGGATATTTTCCAGCAGTGGCTGCCCCTCGAGCAGGAGCGGCCGGTTTTTACCGTGGAACAGGTGGAGACCGCCCTCACGGTGACCCTGCAGGGCCTCACGTTTACCCTGCGTCTGGATCGCCTGGACAGCCTCGTTGAAGGCGAGCAACTGGTAATCGACTACAAAACCGGGCAGACCTCCGTGAGCGACTGGCTGCAGGAGCGTGTACGAGAGCCCCAGCTGCCGCTCTACGCCCTGTTTCACCCGCAGGCCAAAGCCGTCGCCTTTGGCGCGGTGAAAAACGGCAGCTGTAAATATCAGGGCTGTGGAGAGCTCACCCATCCGGTCAACGGCATCAAATCCGTGGCGGATAGCCAGAAGGAAAAAGAGCCCGACCTGATCCACTGGGACCAGCTCAAACAGCACTGGCAACAGGCGCTGGAAGGCCTCGCGGACGAATACAAAACCGGACACGCGATTCTCGCGTTCGATCGCCCGGCAGACAACGACAACCAGAAATCCCTGTGGCCACTGAATCGCTGGCCGGAACGACAGCAATAA
- a CDS encoding exodeoxyribonuclease V subunit beta — MTTPVPVDAHERAQALEITESFAVSAPAGSGKTGLLTQRLLKLLGACQQPEEVLAITFTRKAAGEMRERLLDALLDARDNPEPENPHGKITWQLARNLLAHDQQQGWHLLQSPQRLRIQTIDGLCRNIASQLPIDSGLGAPGEPLDQPAIAYEMAIANLLKKLEREELDEDLGRLLLHLDNNLPQVSDMLKTLLEKREQWLEPLLSVHDEVAEDYFTQVIKELINGQLVVFKNCLGSFAGELLQLADYAGSNLQQEKPGHIVGNLAGISALPPCDDTGLTQWLALAELLATGTGTLRKSVNKTIGFPAADKNCPDPERAKAHKERMTALLESMQDVPEVLDVIAEVRTLPAGMDDSQWQILRAMARVLPLLVAELKLVFQQLGSTDFTEVAQAALAALGDTDSPTDVALKLDVQIRHILVDEFQDTSQLQLELLQKLTAGWEPDDGRSLFIVGDGMQSCYGFRNANVGIFLDARNEGIGELPLTPLNLQVNFRSSNAVVDWVNRTFVRAFPPRDNISRGAVRYLDSVAFKPRDWEGEPVSFYGCVDDEDRLQEAEQAVSIVQDLQSRAPEDRIAILVRNKKHLQQILPALTRAGIAYQAQDLAPLASKMVVLDLLSLTRALQDPSDRTSWLAVLRAPWCGLALPDLFTLANFDAGEMGPRDPRVTPILNTLSNPQALAALSTDGRARLERCLPHLLESWQQRGRKPLRVFLEGLWLALGGPATVADRRELSNAADFFQLLEKYDHGGGIADWPAFEQALEKLFARPAQEARVQVMTIHKSKGLEFEHVLIPGLDKSGGAGGSDQLLRWCSWLNSDAHTRFLLAPKSPRSGKDPLYAHVKHDNSERERLEGTRLLYVGCTRAIHSLHLLACVKSSDKKNEDYKAPTAASLLACIWPTLSDNQGSPWCHWLQTDTPTQQTEYRDHSYLLHLPQDWRPPAFPREDYLARYRMGDFQRDDSEEANLPELGQVQQRWFRHAGTVAHETLATLTESPERLATPAQQLIEELRPLWQLRLGQLGLNGSSLEKAQEKVEQAIVRTLDCKTGRWLLDAKHADSTAELELHSGGRELRRSIIDRTFIDAKGSRWIIDYKTAEPAAAEPTEAFVANQLEQYRHQLENYRRLFYQRGEKTVRCALYFPLLQHMAELPN; from the coding sequence ATGACAACGCCTGTACCCGTAGATGCCCATGAGCGCGCGCAAGCCCTGGAGATCACCGAAAGCTTTGCGGTGTCGGCGCCCGCCGGCTCCGGCAAGACCGGCCTGCTCACCCAGCGCCTGCTGAAGCTGCTCGGCGCCTGCCAGCAGCCCGAAGAAGTGCTCGCCATCACCTTCACCCGCAAAGCCGCCGGCGAAATGCGCGAGCGCCTGCTGGACGCACTGCTGGATGCCCGGGACAATCCGGAACCGGAAAATCCCCACGGCAAAATCACCTGGCAACTGGCGCGGAACCTCCTGGCCCACGACCAGCAACAGGGGTGGCACCTGCTGCAAAGCCCGCAGCGCCTGCGCATCCAGACCATCGACGGCCTGTGCCGCAATATTGCCAGCCAGCTGCCTATCGACAGCGGCCTCGGCGCACCCGGTGAACCACTGGATCAGCCGGCGATCGCCTACGAGATGGCCATCGCCAACCTGCTGAAAAAACTCGAACGGGAAGAACTCGACGAGGACCTGGGCCGACTGTTGCTGCATCTGGACAACAATCTTCCGCAAGTCAGCGACATGCTGAAAACCCTGCTGGAGAAACGGGAACAATGGCTGGAGCCGTTGCTCTCGGTACACGATGAAGTCGCCGAAGATTATTTCACCCAGGTGATCAAGGAGCTAATCAACGGGCAATTGGTCGTGTTCAAGAACTGCCTTGGCAGCTTCGCCGGCGAGCTGCTGCAGCTGGCGGATTACGCCGGCAGCAACCTGCAGCAAGAGAAGCCCGGGCATATTGTCGGCAACCTCGCCGGTATCAGCGCCCTGCCCCCCTGCGACGACACTGGCCTGACACAGTGGCTGGCACTGGCAGAGCTACTGGCAACAGGCACCGGTACGCTGCGCAAATCCGTCAACAAGACCATCGGCTTTCCCGCCGCCGACAAGAACTGTCCTGACCCCGAGCGGGCAAAAGCCCACAAAGAACGCATGACCGCCCTACTGGAGTCCATGCAGGATGTGCCCGAGGTACTCGATGTCATCGCCGAAGTACGCACCCTGCCCGCCGGCATGGACGACAGCCAGTGGCAGATCCTGCGCGCCATGGCGCGGGTGCTGCCGCTGCTGGTGGCGGAACTCAAGCTGGTCTTTCAACAACTGGGGAGCACCGACTTTACCGAGGTGGCGCAGGCGGCACTGGCGGCGCTGGGGGACACTGACTCCCCCACCGATGTCGCGCTGAAACTGGACGTACAGATCCGCCACATTCTGGTGGACGAGTTTCAGGATACCTCGCAGCTACAGCTGGAACTGCTGCAAAAACTCACCGCCGGCTGGGAACCCGACGACGGCCGCAGCCTGTTTATCGTGGGCGACGGCATGCAGTCCTGTTACGGATTCCGCAATGCCAACGTGGGTATTTTTCTCGATGCGCGCAATGAAGGCATCGGCGAATTGCCGTTGACGCCACTCAACCTGCAGGTGAACTTCCGCTCCAGCAATGCCGTGGTGGACTGGGTCAACCGCACGTTTGTCCGCGCGTTCCCCCCCCGGGACAATATCAGCCGCGGCGCAGTGCGCTACCTGGATTCGGTCGCCTTCAAACCGCGGGATTGGGAGGGCGAGCCGGTCAGTTTCTACGGTTGCGTGGACGACGAAGACCGCTTGCAGGAAGCCGAACAAGCGGTTTCTATTGTTCAGGACCTGCAGTCCCGGGCACCAGAAGACCGTATCGCGATTCTGGTGCGCAATAAAAAACACCTGCAACAGATTCTGCCCGCGCTGACCCGTGCCGGCATTGCCTATCAGGCCCAGGACCTGGCCCCCCTCGCCAGCAAAATGGTCGTGCTTGATCTGCTGAGCCTCACACGCGCGCTGCAGGACCCCAGCGACCGTACCAGCTGGTTGGCCGTACTGCGCGCGCCCTGGTGCGGGCTGGCATTACCGGACCTGTTTACACTCGCCAATTTCGATGCGGGCGAAATGGGCCCTCGCGATCCCCGGGTAACCCCCATTCTCAATACGCTCAGTAATCCGCAAGCCCTTGCGGCACTGAGCACCGATGGTCGCGCACGGCTGGAGCGCTGCCTGCCGCACTTGCTGGAAAGCTGGCAGCAACGGGGGCGCAAGCCACTGCGCGTATTCCTCGAAGGCCTGTGGCTCGCCCTCGGTGGTCCCGCCACCGTCGCCGACCGGCGCGAGCTGAGTAACGCCGCGGACTTTTTCCAGCTGCTTGAGAAGTATGACCACGGTGGCGGCATCGCCGACTGGCCCGCGTTCGAGCAGGCACTGGAAAAGCTCTTCGCCCGCCCAGCACAGGAAGCGCGGGTGCAGGTCATGACCATTCACAAATCCAAGGGGCTGGAGTTCGAGCACGTGCTCATTCCCGGGCTGGACAAGTCCGGTGGTGCCGGCGGCAGCGACCAGCTGCTGCGCTGGTGCAGCTGGCTCAACAGCGATGCCCACACCCGCTTCCTGCTCGCGCCAAAAAGCCCACGCAGCGGCAAAGATCCGCTGTATGCCCACGTAAAGCACGACAACAGCGAACGTGAGCGTTTGGAGGGCACGCGCCTGCTGTATGTAGGCTGCACCCGCGCCATTCACAGCCTGCACTTGCTGGCCTGCGTAAAATCCTCTGACAAGAAAAATGAAGACTACAAGGCACCCACCGCCGCCTCACTGCTGGCCTGTATCTGGCCGACTCTGAGCGACAACCAGGGCAGCCCCTGGTGCCACTGGCTGCAGACTGACACCCCGACGCAACAGACGGAATACCGGGACCACAGTTACCTGCTGCACCTGCCCCAGGACTGGCGGCCGCCCGCCTTCCCGCGTGAGGACTATCTCGCCCGCTATCGTATGGGCGACTTCCAGCGTGATGACAGTGAAGAGGCCAACCTGCCGGAACTCGGACAGGTGCAACAGCGCTGGTTCCGCCACGCGGGTACCGTCGCCCACGAAACCCTGGCCACGCTCACCGAATCGCCCGAGCGCCTCGCGACACCCGCGCAGCAGCTCATCGAGGAGCTGCGCCCACTCTGGCAGCTGCGCCTTGGTCAGCTTGGACTGAATGGCAGCAGCCTGGAAAAGGCGCAGGAGAAAGTGGAACAGGCCATTGTGCGCACGCTGGACTGCAAAACCGGGCGCTGGCTACTGGATGCCAAACACGCTGATAGCACTGCGGAACTCGAGCTGCACAGTGGTGGACGCGAGCTCAGGCGCAGCATCATCGACCGTACGTTTATCGATGCAAAAGGCAGCCGCTGGATCATTGATTATAAAACCGCGGAACCCGCCGCTGCTGAGCCTACGGAAGCGTTTGTGGCCAACCAGCTAGAGCAGTACCGCCATCAGCTGGAAAACTACCGCCGGCTGTTTTACCAGCGCGGCGAGAAAACCGTGCGTTGCGCGCTCTACTTCCCGCTGCTACAGCACATGGCCGAACTGCCCAATTGA
- a CDS encoding 3-deoxy-7-phosphoheptulonate synthase codes for MTTQQFDDLNVVSQDILITPEALKSELPVSEVAEASVAAGRAAVRDILDRKDHRLMVVIGPCSVHDVDAAIDYAKRLKALADKVSDTLLIVMRVYFEKPRTTVGWKGLINDPHLDDSFKIEDGLHIGRKLLLDIAELGLPTSTEALDPISPQYLQDLISWSAIGARTTESQTHREMASGLSSAVGFKNGTDGSLEVAINALQSTANPHRFLGINKKGQVAIIHTAGNKYGHVVLRGGNEKPNYDSVSVAMCEKELKAAGLVPNIMVDCSHANSNKNHELQPLVVDNVTHQILDGNNSIIGIMVESNLKAGNQKISSDRSQMEYGVSVTDKCIDWETTEALLLKMAEQLRTPLKARQG; via the coding sequence ATGACCACGCAGCAGTTCGACGACCTGAATGTCGTCTCCCAGGACATCCTGATCACACCGGAAGCGCTGAAATCGGAACTGCCCGTCAGCGAGGTTGCCGAAGCCTCGGTCGCCGCCGGTCGCGCCGCCGTGCGCGACATTCTGGACCGCAAAGACCACCGCCTGATGGTGGTGATCGGCCCCTGCTCCGTTCACGATGTGGACGCGGCCATTGATTATGCCAAGCGCCTCAAGGCACTGGCCGACAAGGTGTCCGATACCCTGCTGATCGTCATGCGCGTGTATTTTGAAAAGCCCCGCACCACCGTGGGCTGGAAAGGCCTGATCAACGACCCGCACCTGGACGACTCGTTCAAGATCGAAGATGGGCTGCACATCGGCCGCAAGTTGCTGCTGGACATCGCCGAGCTGGGCCTGCCCACCTCCACAGAAGCGCTGGACCCCATCTCGCCCCAGTATTTGCAGGACCTGATCTCCTGGTCCGCCATCGGCGCACGCACGACCGAATCCCAGACCCACCGGGAAATGGCCAGCGGCCTGTCCTCTGCCGTGGGTTTCAAGAACGGCACCGACGGCAGCCTTGAAGTCGCCATCAACGCGCTTCAGTCCACTGCGAATCCGCACCGCTTCCTGGGTATCAACAAAAAAGGCCAGGTGGCCATTATCCACACCGCCGGCAACAAATACGGCCATGTGGTATTGCGTGGCGGTAACGAAAAGCCCAATTACGACTCGGTCAGTGTGGCCATGTGTGAGAAAGAGCTGAAAGCAGCCGGGCTGGTGCCGAACATCATGGTGGATTGCAGCCATGCCAACTCCAATAAAAATCACGAGTTGCAGCCGCTGGTGGTCGACAACGTCACTCACCAGATTCTCGACGGCAACAACTCCATCATTGGCATCATGGTTGAGAGCAACCTGAAGGCCGGCAACCAGAAAATCAGCAGCGACCGCAGCCAGATGGAATACGGCGTTTCGGTCACCGACAAATGCATCGACTGGGAAACCACGGAAGCACTGCTGCTGAAAATGGCGGAACAGCTGCGTACGCCCCTCAAGGCCAGACAAGGCTAA
- a CDS encoding LysR family transcriptional regulator, whose amino-acid sequence MSRINYHHLYYFWRVACAENLTQVAKDIHLSQSAISAQLKQFQHNLGVDLFERQGRKLVLTGEGRKVLDYANEIFAKGEELEQLIAQGFAPTGQHVSIGVLNNLSRNFVESFILPLLEDAETTFSLHTSTMPNLLNGLENYQYDVILTNHNVEVGLQEPMWRSELLSRQAIAVVSSSKPPRRRSFPDSYRNAHWVLPSKNSEVRSAFTVLCAKHQYHPSIKAETDDMAMLRLLARDSGAYSVLPEVVVRDEIAQGTLHVHQSLPDAFEHFYAVTLANRAIPENVQDLIEKVRAQR is encoded by the coding sequence ATGTCCAGAATCAACTACCACCACCTGTATTACTTCTGGCGGGTTGCGTGTGCGGAAAATCTCACACAAGTAGCCAAGGACATCCACCTGTCGCAATCGGCGATCTCCGCACAGCTCAAGCAATTCCAGCATAACCTGGGGGTGGACCTGTTCGAGCGTCAGGGCCGGAAACTGGTGCTCACCGGTGAGGGTCGGAAAGTACTCGACTATGCGAACGAAATATTCGCCAAAGGCGAGGAGCTGGAACAGCTGATCGCACAGGGCTTCGCACCCACCGGGCAACATGTCTCTATCGGTGTCCTGAACAACCTGTCACGTAATTTCGTGGAGAGCTTTATCCTGCCCCTGCTGGAAGATGCTGAAACCACGTTTTCTTTGCATACCAGCACCATGCCCAATCTGTTGAACGGGCTTGAAAACTACCAGTACGACGTGATTCTCACCAACCACAATGTAGAGGTGGGGCTACAGGAGCCCATGTGGCGGAGCGAGCTGCTCTCGCGTCAGGCCATCGCGGTGGTTTCCTCCTCCAAACCACCCCGCCGGCGCAGCTTCCCGGACAGCTATCGCAATGCCCACTGGGTTTTGCCCTCCAAAAACAGTGAAGTTCGTTCCGCATTTACGGTGCTCTGTGCCAAGCACCAGTACCACCCCAGCATAAAGGCGGAAACAGACGATATGGCCATGCTGCGCCTGCTGGCCCGGGATAGCGGCGCCTACTCGGTGCTGCCTGAAGTTGTGGTCCGCGATGAAATCGCCCAGGGCACCCTGCATGTACACCAGAGTCTTCCGGATGCCTTTGAGCATTTTTATGCAGTGACCCTGGCAAACAGGGCAATCCCGGAAAACGTACAGGATTTGATCGAGAAAGTGCGCGCCCAGCGCTGA
- a CDS encoding NADH-quinone oxidoreductase subunit L, whose product MSSLPFTLSLISLPLFWLVLARFGNKTSFAKRNWLLSRLSIVGSLTLLALLLAIFWVQPPLTGELLFKLTPINTAVITVVVLIGGVIVRYSRNYMTGETCYPAFFRWMKLTLAAVVVTLMSNHLAVFWLGWLCVSLSLHRLLVLYPDRPRAVLGAHKKFFVARLSETLMLAGFALLYWVFQTPYIDDLLVSLAQIDTLPQQQRHLVEAAAILLASAAILKCAQLPFHGWLINVVEAPTPVSALLHAGVINLGGYLLLAFAPLIALFPSAQWLILVCAGLSTIFAALIMSTRVSVKVRLAWSTSSQMGLMLIECALGLYALALVHLVAHALYKAFAFLNSGSAVSEQVASSIAGMELPRGKMLLASALITALGAGAAIWLIDWQSPIAPWVLLTLSLVSLLAIGTVQPSRSALMSAITVTLGLAASYVIAKTLAGTYLLEELPAPVAGLSAMDLWISTLFVLLFAVSWLLKLQAHRSWVQKLKQTLFAGLYLDEWFTRATLKLWPVYLRESTPTNAAKASVTTIGSR is encoded by the coding sequence ATGTCATCTTTGCCATTCACACTGTCACTTATCTCGCTACCACTGTTCTGGCTGGTTCTTGCCCGTTTTGGCAATAAAACATCCTTCGCAAAACGGAACTGGCTGTTGTCTCGGCTTTCCATCGTCGGATCGTTAACCCTGCTGGCACTGCTGCTGGCGATTTTCTGGGTGCAACCGCCGCTTACCGGAGAGCTCCTGTTCAAGCTCACACCCATCAACACGGCGGTAATCACGGTCGTGGTGTTGATTGGTGGCGTTATCGTGCGCTATTCGCGGAACTACATGACGGGTGAGACATGTTACCCGGCATTTTTTCGCTGGATGAAACTCACATTGGCCGCCGTGGTCGTCACGTTGATGTCCAATCATCTCGCCGTCTTCTGGCTGGGCTGGCTCTGCGTGAGCTTATCGCTGCACCGTTTACTGGTGCTCTACCCGGATCGACCGCGGGCGGTGCTGGGTGCGCACAAAAAGTTTTTCGTAGCGCGCTTGTCCGAGACGCTCATGCTCGCAGGATTTGCCCTGCTCTACTGGGTTTTCCAAACGCCCTACATTGATGATCTGCTCGTCTCCCTCGCGCAAATTGATACGCTGCCACAGCAGCAACGCCATCTGGTTGAAGCCGCCGCAATTTTGCTGGCGAGCGCAGCCATCCTGAAGTGTGCGCAGCTGCCCTTTCACGGTTGGCTGATCAACGTGGTGGAGGCGCCGACTCCGGTCAGCGCACTGCTCCATGCTGGTGTTATCAACCTGGGGGGCTACCTGTTGCTGGCCTTTGCCCCGCTGATTGCCCTGTTCCCCAGCGCACAATGGTTAATCCTCGTGTGTGCCGGACTCAGCACAATTTTCGCCGCGCTCATTATGAGCACCCGGGTCAGCGTTAAAGTTCGGCTCGCCTGGTCTACCTCGTCGCAGATGGGGCTCATGTTGATCGAGTGCGCACTGGGGCTTTACGCACTGGCGCTGGTCCACCTCGTCGCACACGCGCTGTATAAGGCCTTCGCCTTCCTGAACAGTGGCAGCGCCGTCAGCGAGCAGGTTGCCTCCAGCATTGCCGGGATGGAATTGCCACGGGGCAAGATGCTACTAGCGAGCGCACTAATCACCGCACTCGGTGCCGGCGCGGCGATCTGGCTGATCGACTGGCAGTCCCCCATCGCCCCCTGGGTGCTCCTGACCCTGTCTCTGGTATCGCTGCTCGCAATCGGCACCGTGCAACCCTCTCGTTCCGCGCTCATGTCCGCAATCACGGTCACGCTGGGCCTTGCCGCCAGTTATGTCATTGCCAAGACCCTTGCAGGCACCTATCTGCTGGAAGAACTCCCCGCGCCTGTAGCCGGCCTGTCTGCAATGGATCTCTGGATCTCCACCCTGTTTGTTCTGTTGTTCGCCGTATCCTGGCTGCTCAAACTGCAGGCCCACCGGTCATGGGTACAGAAACTCAAGCAAACACTGTTTGCGGGCTTATATCTTGATGAATGGTTTACCCGGGCAACCCTGAAGCTCTGGCCCGTCTACCTGCGTGAAAGCACACCAACCAATGCCGCGAAAGCCTCCGTCACTACTATCGGGAGCCGATAA